One window of the Phycisphaerae bacterium genome contains the following:
- a CDS encoding PadR family transcriptional regulator has product MDFNNWITQLRKGLLEMVTINVLQNGKIHGYDIVQKLKQLDGLKIREGNIYRILVRLRVDGIVKSSDAGTEGGPPRIYFELTKEGRNILEKMNDHWDTVKKSIETVQKRKIK; this is encoded by the coding sequence ATGGATTTTAATAACTGGATAACGCAGCTTCGCAAGGGGCTGCTGGAAATGGTGACAATTAATGTTCTGCAGAACGGGAAAATTCATGGTTATGACATAGTACAGAAACTTAAGCAATTAGACGGCCTTAAAATCCGTGAAGGTAACATTTACAGGATTTTAGTAAGACTTAGAGTAGACGGGATTGTTAAAAGCAGCGATGCAGGCACTGAGGGCGGGCCACCAAGAATATATTTCGAACTGACAAAAGAGGGCCGAAATATTTTAGAGAAGATGAATGATCACTGGGATACCGTAAAAAAAAGCATTGAAACGGTACAAAAAAGAAAAATCAAATAA
- a CDS encoding Ig-like domain-containing protein: MKQTKYLLFLLLPLIFFAGCIRGQAVVSLNPNGSGKIMFEGLYDPCSLKEEPDVSQSFRGFIEDIKNTLLKSEGIDAWKNVDWRVVGNDKFYFRAQAYFKSIDDVTICLGNMKGNLKAFYQRNEKQLCLLELKSLKTEANDITTDIQRRHSAVRYELFCQAVEKILDGLRVSIILYLPADVEKFKGFNEIDQRAVQYVLDGKQMLYLLESIRQQRQYELVERQQYNRVEFLNNELLPLWLDNWEPLKVYFSDSNEYLFDYEKEKTNAQKEYLRIMERLESTERESQTESGPNENTDKPLKALPKYKVGYDDISVRLRRGLALEAKSEYASASEIYSKIIADGQAGPKYLAHAHYRKGMCLFEIGDSNDAIEQFEYVLANFPSQRIAALRSLKMVQDIRSGSAKRRADKPAEIPTITGSEPEMFTEDVDFEFDKITITFSEPMDTSSWFYSSFSPGALPQATGAPSFDSSGKQWTLPVALEPGKVYAIAFNGGDAVKDAKNLKPALRSASGKMCRPFVLVFSVITEDNIPTEIDEELITKSEEINSKQ, from the coding sequence ATGAAACAAACAAAATATTTGTTATTTTTGTTATTGCCGCTGATTTTCTTTGCCGGCTGCATTCGCGGCCAGGCGGTAGTGTCCCTGAATCCGAACGGTTCCGGAAAAATAATGTTCGAAGGACTCTATGACCCATGCAGCCTGAAAGAGGAGCCGGATGTTTCACAGTCTTTTCGCGGCTTTATTGAAGACATAAAAAATACATTGCTCAAATCGGAGGGAATTGACGCGTGGAAGAACGTGGATTGGCGCGTAGTCGGCAATGATAAATTTTACTTCAGGGCACAGGCGTATTTCAAATCCATTGATGACGTTACCATCTGTCTTGGGAATATGAAGGGCAATCTTAAGGCTTTTTACCAGAGGAATGAAAAACAGCTTTGCCTTTTGGAACTAAAATCGCTCAAAACAGAGGCGAATGATATAACTACAGATATACAAAGGCGGCATTCCGCCGTGCGATATGAGCTTTTTTGCCAGGCCGTGGAAAAAATTCTTGATGGACTGAGGGTGAGTATAATTCTATATCTGCCTGCGGACGTAGAGAAATTTAAAGGTTTTAATGAAATTGACCAGCGGGCCGTTCAGTATGTTCTTGATGGAAAACAGATGCTGTATTTACTTGAATCCATCAGGCAGCAAAGACAGTACGAACTGGTTGAAAGACAGCAATATAATCGTGTGGAATTTCTGAATAATGAATTGCTGCCCCTGTGGCTGGACAACTGGGAGCCGCTGAAGGTGTATTTTTCCGACAGTAATGAATACCTTTTCGATTATGAAAAAGAAAAAACCAATGCGCAAAAAGAATACCTCCGTATTATGGAAAGACTCGAATCGACGGAGAGAGAAAGCCAAACTGAATCCGGGCCGAATGAAAACACTGATAAGCCGCTAAAGGCACTGCCGAAGTACAAAGTGGGTTATGATGATATAAGTGTGCGATTACGCAGGGGGCTCGCATTGGAAGCCAAGTCCGAATACGCCTCGGCCTCTGAAATCTATTCGAAAATAATCGCAGATGGCCAAGCCGGGCCGAAATATCTTGCCCATGCCCATTACCGCAAGGGTATGTGTCTTTTCGAGATTGGCGACAGCAATGATGCCATCGAGCAGTTCGAATATGTGCTGGCGAATTTCCCATCGCAGCGAATCGCCGCACTGCGGTCGCTTAAAATGGTTCAGGACATTCGTTCCGGCTCAGCGAAACGCAGGGCAGACAAGCCGGCTGAAATACCTACGATTACCGGCTCAGAGCCGGAAATGTTTACTGAAGATGTTGACTTCGAATTCGACAAAATAACAATTACATTCAGCGAACCGATGGATACGTCGAGCTGGTTTTATTCTTCGTTTTCGCCGGGGGCATTGCCGCAGGCGACAGGTGCGCCGTCTTTCGATTCGTCAGGGAAACAGTGGACGCTGCCGGTTGCGCTGGAGCCGGGTAAAGTTTATGCGATTGCCTTTAACGGCGGGGATGCCGTAAAAGACGCAAAAAATTTAAAACCGGCCCTTCGCAGCGCTTCAGGCAAAATGTGCAGGCCGTTTGTTCTTGTTTTTTCGGTGATAACCGAAGATAATATCCCCACGGAAATAGATGAAGAACTGATAACAAAAAGTGAAGAGATAAATTCCAAGCAGTAG
- a CDS encoding antibiotic biosynthesis monooxygenase has translation MFVVHINIQVRPEYIEEFKQICIENAQNSVKELGIKRFDVLQQSENPTHFVLVEAYTDETGVVHHKQTAHYNKWRSEAERMILGERTRTKFTPIWPEKY, from the coding sequence ATGTTTGTAGTTCACATAAATATCCAGGTCAGGCCGGAGTATATCGAAGAGTTTAAGCAGATATGTATTGAAAATGCGCAAAACAGTGTAAAAGAACTGGGGATAAAACGCTTCGACGTTCTCCAGCAATCCGAAAATCCTACTCATTTCGTTCTTGTCGAGGCATACACGGACGAAACCGGCGTCGTGCATCATAAGCAGACTGCACATTACAATAAATGGCGAAGCGAAGCGGAAAGAATGATCCTCGGCGAAAGAACGAGAACAAAATTTACCCCAATCTGGCCGGAAAAATATTAG
- a CDS encoding HNH endonuclease signature motif containing protein codes for MIKKHDYLIRKVAGREVKLDAEDFYNRKILNSTLLITETGRVNVRNRKTRKITSLARVILNPPKGQVVDHKNRNPLDNRKCNLRIVTNRQNMLNRILENSTGFIGVSIKRTKTKNNEPVYYARYSNGSKMVSFRSPLTRNGLILAAMARDKFIILNSDEEYAPLNFPIFKKEPFKSILLKSDLQAMKRI; via the coding sequence ATGATTAAGAAACACGATTATTTAATAAGAAAAGTGGCGGGACGAGAAGTCAAACTCGATGCGGAAGATTTCTATAATCGGAAAATTCTAAACTCCACCCTTCTAATCACCGAGACAGGACGAGTAAATGTTCGAAACAGAAAGACAAGGAAAATCACTTCTCTGGCAAGAGTTATTCTTAACCCCCCAAAAGGACAAGTAGTTGACCATAAAAACAGAAACCCCCTCGATAACCGCAAATGCAATTTGCGAATCGTAACCAATCGACAAAATATGCTAAACCGCATACTGGAAAATTCAACAGGGTTTATAGGCGTCAGTATAAAAAGAACAAAAACAAAGAACAATGAACCAGTTTACTACGCCAGATATTCGAACGGAAGTAAAATGGTAAGTTTCCGCAGCCCATTAACGAGAAACGGACTGATACTTGCCGCGATGGCGAGAGACAAATTCATAATACTAAACAGCGATGAAGAATACGCCCCACTGAACTTTCCAATATTCAAGAAAGAGCCATTTAAAAGTATTTTATTGAAAAGCGATTTGCAGGCAATGAAAAGAATTTAG
- a CDS encoding AEC family transporter, which translates to MINIFTNSFGTAFEAVFQILLIAIVAGVLIRKHILTQDQLKAISAIGVRVLLPCLIFSNIIKNFDPAGFKIWPLVPLAAVLMVGFGLLFSAILFWPNLKEKKYLFAPAALQNAGYLILPLGKILYPDHFDEFAMYCFLYILGISPLLWSLGKYLVSSQPDEKPTIQGLFTPPFVANIAAIAIVLLKLKFLIPSAALNAADLLGTAAVPIATFILGAVLGSISFSIKSYVTDTMKVLIIRLILIPIVTIVILLLTGLYKNYPLLCNLLVLQSSSSPATALILQVKHYGGKEQELGSILMLSYIACIVTIPFWLAVWMAITV; encoded by the coding sequence ATGATAAATATTTTTACAAATTCTTTCGGCACAGCTTTCGAGGCGGTTTTCCAGATTTTGCTAATCGCTATCGTTGCCGGGGTACTTATCAGAAAGCACATCCTGACGCAGGACCAGCTGAAAGCCATTTCCGCGATAGGCGTTCGGGTATTGCTGCCCTGCCTGATATTTTCGAATATTATTAAGAATTTCGACCCGGCCGGCTTCAAAATCTGGCCTTTGGTTCCGCTTGCGGCGGTTTTAATGGTCGGCTTCGGCCTTTTGTTTTCCGCGATTCTATTTTGGCCGAATTTAAAAGAGAAAAAATATCTCTTCGCTCCGGCCGCTTTGCAGAACGCCGGCTATTTAATCCTGCCGCTCGGCAAAATACTCTACCCGGACCATTTCGACGAATTCGCGATGTATTGTTTTCTTTACATCCTCGGCATCAGTCCCCTTTTATGGTCGCTCGGCAAATATCTCGTGAGTTCGCAGCCCGACGAAAAACCGACAATTCAAGGGCTTTTCACTCCTCCGTTTGTCGCCAACATTGCTGCGATTGCGATTGTACTTCTCAAATTGAAATTTCTTATTCCTTCTGCGGCTCTTAACGCCGCCGACCTTCTCGGCACGGCAGCAGTTCCGATAGCCACTTTCATTTTGGGCGCGGTGCTCGGCAGTATTTCATTCAGCATAAAATCTTATGTCACAGATACGATGAAGGTTCTTATTATCCGGCTGATTCTTATTCCGATTGTTACCATTGTGATTCTTCTGCTGACCGGACTTTACAAAAACTATCCGCTTTTGTGCAATCTGCTCGTGCTTCAGTCGTCCTCGTCTCCTGCCACGGCGCTGATTTTACAGGTCAAGCACTATGGCGGTAAAGAACAGGAGCTTGGCTCGATTTTAATGTTATCTTATATCGCCTGTATAGTAACGATTCCATTCTGGCTGGCAGTCTGGATGGCGATAACGGTATAA
- a CDS encoding response regulator: MDTTKELFTTGEAADLCSLSQQTIIRCFDSGRLRGFRIPGSKFRKIPRDSLLKFMKENNIPMLNMQSGKKRLLIVDDDAEIVELMTDVFARDGRFDIRTASTGYDAGIMTQKFRPDLILLDYMLPDVNGNIVCKTIKQDPEFASTRIIIISGVINQTEIDDLMKAGAEAFVKKPFNITELIDRIAAVLEL, encoded by the coding sequence ATGGATACGACTAAAGAGCTTTTTACAACAGGCGAGGCGGCAGATCTCTGCAGCTTGAGCCAACAGACAATCATTCGCTGTTTCGATTCGGGAAGGCTGCGGGGATTTCGCATACCCGGCTCCAAGTTTCGCAAAATTCCGCGAGACAGTCTCCTGAAGTTTATGAAAGAAAATAATATCCCGATGCTGAACATGCAATCGGGCAAGAAGCGTCTGCTTATCGTTGACGACGATGCTGAAATTGTCGAACTGATGACAGACGTATTCGCCAGAGACGGCAGGTTTGACATCCGGACCGCGTCCACCGGTTACGATGCCGGCATTATGACTCAGAAGTTCAGGCCCGACCTTATCCTGCTCGATTATATGCTGCCGGACGTAAACGGCAATATCGTCTGCAAAACGATAAAACAAGACCCTGAATTTGCCAGTACAAGAATAATTATAATCAGCGGCGTCATAAACCAAACCGAAATCGACGACCTTATGAAGGCCGGCGCTGAGGCATTTGTCAAAAAACCTTTCAATATAACGGAGCTTATTGACAGGATAGCTGCTGTTCTTGAATTATAA
- a CDS encoding FliA/WhiG family RNA polymerase sigma factor, with the protein METKFPSLDTYDKYGLEALILSDLSLCRWFADVCMDQKPTIEVGEELLALIEGHGLVRKRDKGWVLSPDGRQFARRLGIIPGPSKYETNPLLIREIKAKSEEALNCTADQLDSIEKVWEKFFKERSEELRNKLMEHYLPLVKYTAERMYVKLPDKVEIDDLVSAGIFGLMDAIDAFNPKRGVKFATYCTPRIRGAILDELRGMDWVPRSTRVSAHLLGNAMRTLQAHLGRLPTEQEIAKELKIDIEEFHRLQLDATAAGMVPLINSFDAEGDNDICEIDIEDKKNKDPMVEAQKRDLKSFLTKDLTKAERQILILYYYEEMTIKQIGSVLDLSESRVAQMHSSIIARLKISMNTRKEDF; encoded by the coding sequence ATGGAAACAAAATTTCCCAGTTTAGATACTTATGATAAATATGGTTTAGAAGCGCTTATACTTAGCGATCTTTCTTTGTGTAGATGGTTTGCTGATGTTTGTATGGACCAAAAACCAACAATTGAAGTGGGAGAAGAACTGCTTGCATTAATAGAAGGGCATGGATTAGTCAGAAAACGAGATAAAGGTTGGGTGCTATCACCAGATGGAAGACAATTTGCCCGGCGACTTGGTATTATCCCTGGTCCATCAAAGTATGAAACGAATCCTTTACTTATACGAGAAATTAAGGCAAAGAGTGAGGAAGCCCTAAACTGCACGGCAGACCAACTTGATTCAATAGAAAAAGTATGGGAAAAATTCTTTAAGGAACGGTCTGAAGAGCTACGCAACAAACTGATGGAACATTATCTACCGCTGGTCAAGTACACGGCGGAACGTATGTATGTCAAATTGCCGGATAAAGTTGAAATCGATGACCTTGTTAGCGCTGGAATATTTGGCTTGATGGACGCAATTGATGCTTTCAACCCCAAACGGGGAGTAAAGTTCGCAACTTATTGTACACCGCGTATAAGGGGAGCTATTCTCGATGAACTGCGGGGTATGGATTGGGTTCCGCGCAGCACAAGGGTCAGTGCTCATCTGCTTGGAAATGCTATGAGAACGCTTCAGGCACACCTCGGCAGACTTCCAACAGAACAGGAAATCGCCAAAGAGCTTAAGATAGACATAGAGGAGTTTCATCGTCTTCAGTTGGATGCAACTGCTGCTGGCATGGTGCCTTTGATCAATAGTTTTGACGCTGAGGGCGACAATGATATTTGCGAGATTGACATAGAGGACAAGAAAAACAAAGATCCGATGGTCGAAGCTCAAAAACGTGATCTTAAGAGTTTTTTAACTAAAGACCTAACCAAGGCCGAACGGCAGATTCTTATCCTATATTATTATGAAGAAATGACAATAAAACAAATAGGGTCAGTCCTTGATTTGTCTGAATCAAGGGTTGCACAAATGCATTCGTCTATTATAGCACGTCTAAAAATATCTATGAATACTCGAAAAGAGGACTTTTAA
- the mdh gene encoding malate dehydrogenase produces the protein MKQKKITVAGAGNVGATTAFLAAQQQLGDIVLIDIVKGLAEGKALDMAQASSLCGYGGKITGTTDWAQTAESDVVIITSGMPRKPGMSRDDLLAKNTEIVKSVTGQIVKYSPNSFIIVVCNPLDAMVNAAAMISGFEKNKIMGMAGALDTARFAYFISEKLGVNVNDIKCVLMGGHGDDMVPLARFTTVSGIPITELIDEKSIEAMVQRARMGGIEVVNLMGTSAFYAPAAGAVKMAEAILLDKKTVLPCCAYCDKEYNVGGCFVGVPAILGAGGVEKVIELDLNEKEKTELAVSVEHVKELVKILQKFI, from the coding sequence GTGAAACAAAAAAAGATTACCGTAGCGGGCGCAGGCAATGTCGGAGCGACAACGGCGTTTTTGGCGGCACAGCAGCAGCTTGGCGATATCGTACTTATTGATATTGTCAAAGGTCTTGCCGAAGGAAAGGCTCTCGATATGGCACAGGCGTCGAGTCTGTGCGGATACGGCGGCAAAATTACAGGTACAACCGACTGGGCACAAACGGCTGAAAGCGATGTCGTAATAATAACAAGCGGTATGCCGAGAAAGCCGGGTATGAGCAGAGACGATTTACTGGCTAAAAATACTGAGATTGTCAAAAGCGTAACGGGGCAAATCGTAAAATATTCGCCGAACAGTTTTATCATAGTCGTCTGCAATCCGCTTGACGCGATGGTAAACGCCGCGGCGATGATAAGCGGTTTTGAAAAGAATAAGATAATGGGAATGGCAGGGGCGCTGGACACTGCAAGATTCGCGTACTTCATTTCCGAAAAACTCGGCGTAAACGTTAATGATATTAAGTGTGTTTTGATGGGCGGACACGGCGATGATATGGTTCCGCTGGCGAGATTTACTACGGTGTCAGGAATACCGATTACCGAACTTATTGACGAGAAGTCGATTGAGGCAATGGTTCAGAGGGCAAGAATGGGCGGCATCGAAGTCGTCAATCTGATGGGCACAAGCGCATTTTACGCACCGGCGGCAGGGGCGGTCAAAATGGCCGAGGCTATTCTGCTCGATAAAAAGACAGTCCTGCCTTGCTGTGCTTATTGCGATAAGGAGTATAATGTCGGCGGCTGTTTTGTCGGTGTTCCGGCGATTCTCGGTGCCGGCGGAGTCGAAAAAGTCATCGAGCTTGACCTTAACGAAAAGGAGAAAACCGAGCTTGCCGTATCGGTTGAGCACGTCAAAGAACTGGTAAAAATACTCCAGAAATTCATTTAG
- a CDS encoding Gfo/Idh/MocA family oxidoreductase has translation MVRTYAEIGMGGRSDMFTIALTKDFKKTAKLLAVCDSNIGRLNLAVNKLKEFLPDIAGYEAKDFDKMLAEKKPDCVIVTTKDSTHDEYICRSLKAGCDVITEKPMTIDEVKCQKIIDAVNQSGKNVRVTFNYRYSPPRTQIKELLTGGLIGKIISVDFQWLLDTNHGADYYRRWHSNKSNSGGLMVHKATHHFDLVNWWLSSVPEFVFARGTRAFYNAKQAKRYGLENHSDRCSDCPVASKCNFYMNMKDFKALKSLYADNEKYDGYFRDRCVFRNDIDIEDTMNVVVQYTSGAIMSYSLNSFMPYEGYKIAFNGTKGRLEHGCQESSYINGDGSIQGALVAENTYIKFFPHFQTAYNIEVKTGKGEHGGGDAVMLNDIFGTPDPSDTLMRAADFSQGAYSILTGVAANKSMATGQMIKIADLVKDIDRPRLPQMPGEDEDIPYISDAKRNSTITIWK, from the coding sequence ATGGTCAGAACATACGCAGAGATAGGAATGGGCGGCAGGTCGGATATGTTCACCATCGCCCTGACGAAGGATTTTAAGAAAACGGCAAAACTGCTCGCCGTCTGCGACAGCAACATCGGCAGATTGAACCTGGCGGTAAATAAACTAAAAGAATTTTTGCCTGATATCGCCGGCTACGAAGCAAAAGATTTCGATAAAATGCTCGCCGAGAAAAAGCCGGACTGCGTAATCGTTACCACAAAAGACAGTACGCACGATGAATATATCTGCCGAAGTCTCAAAGCAGGATGTGATGTCATCACTGAAAAGCCGATGACTATCGATGAGGTCAAGTGCCAAAAAATCATCGACGCTGTGAACCAGAGCGGCAAAAACGTCAGGGTTACTTTCAACTACCGTTATTCTCCACCGAGAACACAAATCAAGGAACTGCTGACAGGCGGACTCATCGGCAAAATCATCAGCGTTGATTTTCAGTGGCTTCTCGATACCAATCACGGCGCCGACTATTACAGGAGATGGCACAGTAATAAAAGCAACTCCGGCGGGCTGATGGTTCACAAGGCTACGCACCATTTCGACCTTGTAAACTGGTGGCTAAGCTCCGTGCCGGAATTTGTGTTCGCGCGAGGGACAAGGGCATTTTACAACGCAAAACAGGCAAAGCGATACGGCCTCGAAAATCATTCGGACAGATGCAGCGATTGTCCGGTCGCGTCAAAATGCAATTTCTATATGAATATGAAGGATTTTAAGGCGCTCAAATCGCTCTACGCCGACAATGAAAAATACGATGGATATTTCAGGGACAGATGTGTATTCAGAAACGATATAGATATCGAAGACACGATGAACGTTGTCGTTCAGTATACCTCCGGTGCGATTATGAGTTACAGCCTTAATTCATTTATGCCTTACGAAGGTTATAAAATCGCGTTCAACGGCACAAAGGGCAGACTCGAACACGGCTGCCAGGAATCGTCATATATCAACGGCGACGGCAGCATTCAGGGTGCGCTTGTCGCGGAGAACACATACATAAAATTTTTCCCGCATTTCCAGACCGCGTATAATATCGAGGTCAAAACAGGCAAAGGCGAACACGGAGGCGGCGATGCCGTAATGCTAAACGATATTTTCGGCACGCCTGACCCCAGCGATACGCTTATGAGAGCGGCGGATTTTTCGCAGGGAGCTTATTCGATACTTACAGGCGTTGCCGCCAACAAATCCATGGCGACCGGACAAATGATAAAAATAGCCGACCTTGTCAAAGACATCGACCGGCCGAGACTGCCCCAAATGCCGGGCGAAGATGAAGATATTCCTTATATAAGTGACGCAAAGAGAAATTCAACAATTACTATATGGAAGTGA
- the dinD gene encoding DNA damage-inducible protein D — MNNNLPVNGHKSFEELKKINQFGAEYWSARELQPSLGYAQWRRFEGAIKRAIMSCRQSGNEPDYHFAGAGKPIVGGKGAVQEVADYHLSRFACYLIAQNGDPRKEEIAAAQKYFAVQTRRQEVSDILTADMERLEIRKQVSEEFRALSGAARNAGVQNKMFGVFHDAGYKGLYAGKGVEDIKKSKGIDKKENLMDRMNTTELAANQFRMTQTREKLQKEKVSSQEKRF; from the coding sequence ATGAATAATAATTTGCCGGTAAATGGCCATAAATCCTTTGAGGAACTAAAGAAAATCAATCAATTCGGCGCCGAATACTGGAGCGCAAGAGAATTACAGCCTTCGCTGGGCTATGCCCAATGGCGGCGGTTTGAAGGTGCCATAAAAAGAGCGATTATGTCCTGCCGTCAATCAGGAAATGAGCCCGATTATCACTTTGCCGGCGCTGGCAAACCGATCGTGGGCGGAAAAGGGGCTGTTCAGGAAGTTGCTGATTACCACCTTTCCAGATTTGCCTGTTATCTTATCGCCCAAAACGGCGACCCTCGCAAAGAGGAAATTGCCGCCGCCCAGAAATACTTTGCCGTTCAAACCCGCAGACAGGAAGTTTCGGACATTCTGACCGCCGATATGGAAAGACTGGAAATAAGAAAGCAGGTGTCCGAAGAATTCAGGGCATTGTCCGGCGCAGCTCGAAACGCAGGCGTTCAGAATAAAATGTTCGGCGTTTTTCACGATGCGGGTTATAAAGGCCTCTACGCCGGCAAAGGTGTTGAGGACATCAAGAAATCTAAGGGGATTGATAAAAAAGAAAACCTGATGGACAGGATGAACACAACTGAATTAGCCGCCAACCAGTTTAGAATGACTCAGACCCGTGAAAAACTGCAAAAGGAGAAAGTAAGCAGTCAGGAAAAGCGATTTTAA
- a CDS encoding ATP-binding protein: protein MTSLLSNVSARSAAFALYQLDLPAVNPDSIARCVKSIISDKSDLCNLLETDPAAAIVFIDLCRQNNIELAFDTLNFRQSVSKVPTQKLLKTFLSLKTFDLENQHTQLPIAEMNGFSAARAFAARLIAAKTGQAPEKLSFFAGLFADIGLLAIAELYPKSLVMMLEESRGDNSALLRLEKENLGITHNVLSRRLAHKWLLPTAIADSAWLYCTDAADGADNIPGIEIIQTVRLADMLVKSITSGGESPAIPAKVSITVQDVNEITDKLKSFIAEMNVKAAEPQKFDTETAKQVCMPLLENSWERKFSDFLSAMSASLNPASSAIDAAGTICRLICRILNAEKACIYLLPQDYKQYETATAAGDTLQFSTVANPSSASDMGFDPQNTEHTKLQIGKYTIGEMFLQIKNAGSLPEVSVIASFVSQLIAVKLAGEHDQSIAQAVIDNFAQTPKEQPPQLSQPAADVRETIAEIAAGAAHELNNPLAVISGRAQLLMESETDETKKLIMRQIVEKTGDAYEMVGQLMSYARPAKPQIRTVSPFIMVNNCLEKANARYLSEPIDVTVENIENLSDIEVDPEQIAEAIAQIIYNALESYESGNGPVRIIGSEQPQSDTIEIVIKDQGCGMSEETLRKAAEPFFSDKAAGRQRGMGLALASSLLKNNGCTISIQSQPDKGTTVTILLPKTNKSE from the coding sequence ATGACGAGTCTTTTATCAAATGTCTCCGCACGGAGCGCTGCATTTGCTCTGTACCAGCTCGATTTGCCTGCCGTTAATCCCGACAGTATAGCCCGCTGTGTAAAATCCATAATAAGCGACAAGTCGGACCTTTGCAATCTGCTGGAAACGGACCCTGCCGCGGCGATTGTATTCATCGACCTTTGCAGACAAAATAATATCGAGTTGGCGTTCGATACTCTGAATTTCAGGCAAAGCGTAAGTAAAGTCCCAACCCAAAAACTTCTTAAGACATTTCTCAGCCTTAAAACCTTCGACCTTGAAAATCAGCACACCCAGCTCCCGATAGCCGAGATGAACGGTTTTTCGGCAGCGAGGGCTTTTGCGGCAAGACTTATCGCGGCAAAAACAGGACAGGCTCCCGAAAAACTTTCGTTTTTCGCCGGTCTTTTCGCCGATATCGGTCTGCTTGCGATTGCGGAACTTTATCCCAAAAGTCTTGTAATGATGCTCGAAGAGTCGCGAGGAGATAATTCCGCTCTTTTACGGCTCGAAAAGGAAAATCTCGGCATAACCCATAACGTACTTTCCCGCCGGCTTGCCCATAAATGGCTGCTGCCAACCGCTATTGCCGATTCCGCGTGGCTCTATTGTACCGATGCGGCCGATGGGGCTGACAATATTCCGGGCATCGAAATTATTCAGACCGTTCGACTGGCGGATATGCTGGTTAAAAGTATCACCTCCGGCGGCGAATCACCGGCAATCCCGGCAAAAGTTTCTATAACCGTTCAGGACGTAAATGAAATAACAGATAAACTGAAAAGTTTTATTGCTGAAATGAATGTTAAGGCGGCAGAACCGCAAAAATTTGATACGGAAACCGCCAAACAGGTCTGTATGCCCCTGCTCGAAAACTCATGGGAGCGGAAATTTTCAGATTTCCTGTCGGCGATGTCGGCTTCATTGAACCCCGCTTCATCGGCAATCGATGCCGCGGGAACAATTTGCCGTCTGATATGCAGAATTTTAAACGCGGAGAAAGCTTGCATATATCTTCTCCCGCAAGATTATAAACAATATGAAACCGCTACGGCGGCAGGCGATACATTACAGTTTTCAACCGTTGCTAATCCGTCATCGGCTTCTGATATGGGTTTCGACCCGCAAAATACAGAACATACAAAACTGCAAATCGGCAAATATACTATCGGCGAAATGTTTTTACAAATTAAGAACGCCGGCTCACTGCCGGAAGTTTCTGTCATAGCCTCGTTTGTCTCGCAGTTAATCGCCGTAAAGCTTGCCGGCGAGCACGACCAGTCGATAGCTCAGGCAGTTATCGATAATTTTGCCCAGACGCCGAAAGAACAGCCACCGCAACTATCTCAGCCGGCCGCAGATGTACGCGAAACAATAGCCGAGATTGCAGCCGGCGCCGCACATGAATTGAATAATCCGCTGGCCGTTATATCCGGCAGAGCGCAACTGCTTATGGAAAGTGAAACTGACGAGACGAAGAAACTCATCATGCGTCAAATCGTCGAAAAGACCGGCGATGCTTATGAAATGGTCGGCCAGCTTATGAGTTATGCCCGCCCCGCCAAGCCGCAAATCAGGACGGTTTCGCCATTTATAATGGTCAATAATTGCCTCGAAAAAGCAAACGCCCGTTATCTCTCCGAGCCGATAGATGTAACTGTCGAAAACATCGAAAACCTGAGCGATATTGAAGTCGATCCCGAACAGATTGCCGAGGCGATTGCCCAGATAATTTATAACGCGCTTGAATCCTATGAAAGCGGCAACGGCCCCGTTCGAATTATCGGCAGTGAGCAGCCGCAGAGCGACACTATCGAAATTGTCATCAAAGACCAGGGCTGCGGCATGAGCGAGGAAACCCTGCGCAAAGCCGCCGAACCATTTTTCTCCGATAAAGCCGCCGGCAGGCAGCGCGGCATGGGTCTGGCCCTTGCGTCAAGTCTGTTGAAGAATAACGGCTGCACTATATCAATCCAGAGCCAGCCCGACAAAGGCACAACAGTAACAATCCTACTGCCAAAAACAAACAAGTCCGAATAA